One window from the genome of Streptomyces sp. NBC_01476 encodes:
- a CDS encoding tyrosine-type recombinase/integrase, whose amino-acid sequence MAGYIEDRWLKKRPNKETGKRERTALWGKSTRYRVKGIPGVRDRSFDTVADAKAWLAETQTDARRGEFIDVRDGVISLREYVEKHWWPSQVHPAQTLESMRYRIWGQVLPHLGDLALRDIGVAELRKWSADVQRTVASNTAYVAWVYLKAVMQAAVEDKRLYRNPCKGNTSIRPPKKPERKARSWGQDRVDGARVALSERYRIALDLGVGCGLRQGEVFGFSPRDVHGDYLHVERQILTYKSRLYFGPPKGGKERDVPLPTAVAKRLLTHQERFKPIDVTLPWLDPEEPDLLRENRRTVTIPLLVYTGRGGAINRTTWNTKAWKPALAAVGVIQPLPKRQPGEKPSRVWEPSREHGFHILRHIVSA is encoded by the coding sequence GTGGCGGGCTACATAGAGGATCGTTGGCTGAAGAAACGTCCGAACAAGGAAACCGGAAAGCGTGAACGCACCGCGCTCTGGGGAAAGTCCACCCGTTACCGGGTGAAGGGGATACCGGGGGTCCGGGACCGCTCGTTCGACACAGTTGCGGACGCGAAGGCATGGCTCGCCGAGACCCAGACTGATGCCCGTCGCGGGGAGTTCATTGATGTGCGGGACGGTGTCATCAGCCTCCGTGAGTACGTCGAGAAGCACTGGTGGCCGTCGCAGGTGCATCCTGCCCAGACATTGGAGAGCATGAGGTACCGGATCTGGGGCCAGGTGCTACCGCATCTCGGAGACCTGGCGCTCAGAGACATCGGCGTTGCGGAACTGCGCAAGTGGTCGGCCGACGTCCAGAGGACGGTGGCTTCGAACACGGCGTACGTGGCCTGGGTGTACCTCAAGGCGGTCATGCAGGCGGCAGTTGAGGACAAGCGTCTCTACCGCAACCCGTGCAAGGGCAACACTTCGATCAGGCCGCCGAAGAAGCCGGAGCGCAAAGCCCGCTCGTGGGGACAGGATCGTGTCGACGGGGCGCGGGTGGCGCTGTCCGAGCGTTACCGGATCGCCCTGGACCTCGGAGTTGGATGTGGACTGCGCCAGGGTGAGGTGTTCGGCTTCAGTCCACGTGACGTGCATGGCGACTACCTGCACGTAGAGCGGCAGATCCTTACGTACAAGTCGCGCCTGTACTTCGGCCCGCCCAAGGGAGGTAAAGAACGAGACGTGCCGCTGCCGACGGCGGTCGCCAAGCGACTGCTCACCCACCAGGAACGGTTCAAGCCAATCGACGTCACCCTGCCGTGGCTGGACCCCGAAGAGCCCGACCTTCTGCGCGAGAACCGCCGAACGGTCACCATCCCCTTGCTCGTGTACACCGGGCGGGGCGGCGCGATCAACCGCACCACCTGGAACACGAAGGCGTGGAAGCCGGCCCTCGCCGCGGTGGGCGTCATCCAGCCGCTGCCGAAGCGCCAGCCGGGCGAGAAGCCGTCTCGTGTGTGGGAGCCGAGCCGGGAGCATGGGTTTCACATCCTGCGTCACATTGTCTCCGCTTAG
- a CDS encoding helix-turn-helix transcriptional regulator has protein sequence MLHFDGPSRRNVVGGQSEPEVEPAYLNIRSAARYMGISENTLYVWRHRRQGPPSFRMGPGGRVMYRRDLLEAWLAEQQDADSRSNPALNPLRNRVRRRA, from the coding sequence GTGCTCCATTTTGATGGACCGTCGAGGAGGAATGTCGTGGGTGGCCAGTCGGAGCCGGAAGTTGAACCTGCGTACCTGAACATCCGCAGTGCTGCCAGATATATGGGTATCTCCGAGAACACCCTCTATGTCTGGCGTCACCGACGGCAAGGGCCGCCCAGTTTTCGAATGGGCCCCGGAGGTCGGGTCATGTATCGAAGGGACTTGCTTGAGGCGTGGCTGGCTGAGCAACAGGATGCCGACTCGCGATCAAACCCCGCTCTCAATCCCCTGCGAAATCGGGTGCGACGACGAGCGTAG